The Pontibacter korlensis sequence TTTCTGGCCGCAGGCTATTTGTTTACCTGGTCCATAGCTGGCCCAGATCCTGCGCCCAGGAGGCCTGGCTTTACTCTAAGGGTGACGGTAATATTCATAAGTATAGCAGCTCATGCATACCTCAGCAAGTTGATGTATGCGCGTTTACTCCCAGTAAATTCGCCACATAGCGCAGAGCAGATTCAAAGTGCAGCTCAAATTATGTACTATGGTGGTGACCTTTCGGAGCTCCTTCTCGTTATTGCGCTGTTCTCAGCTTGGTATCAAAAGCAAAGCCACCCAAGGTATAAGGCAAATCCTCTGTTCAATTGATTGACAATCAGCGGCTCCTAATTTCGGACATACATGAATGCTGAAGTTAGACCAAATGACTCAGCTAACTAAATATTACGGAGCTACGACCTTTTTCTGCCCCACCTCCTGCTGCGCTATGCCTGGTTCTGCGTGAGCATATCTGCTCACTATCTTCAGTACAAGATAAACGGCAGGAAGCATCAAGGCTGTTATAGTTAAGCTTACATAGTCGTAGAGGGGGCTCTCCTGCACATTTTCCAGTTGCCATACACCCTGACCACTAAAGCCGTACATGACACGGTACATCATGTTGCCTCCCCAATGCAGGCCCAGCGACATCCAGATGGAGCCGGTTCTTAACACGGTGTAGGCGAAAGCTAACCCAAGTATGGCTGAGAACAAGAGGTTGAGGAAATCTATGCCTTCGTTCCAGAAATCATCCATGGTATAGAGCATTGTTGCCGCAAAAACGTACCAAGCCAACAATCGCCGACGCTGGAAAAAGCTGTACCAGTACCCCCGGATGGTAATATCGTTAAGGATAGAGGAGAAGAACATAGCCAGCAAGGCCTGCGCCAGCATAGGAAGTATAAATGATGGCTCCATCAGCCCCACCACCTCAAACTTGCCAAGTTCGTAATAGGTCAGGTACTTCAGGGCATAGACCAGGAAGCCAACAAAAAAACCGATTCCCAGATTTTGCAACCAGCCTCTGTGCCGCCGCACGCCAAGCGACTTTATTCCCTCTAGTTTTAGCACGTACTTGCTTACTACAAAAGCCAGCACAAAAAAGCCTGCCCAATACAAAAACCATAGCGGCACGTTGCCTGCATCAAAAAAGCGCGGCACTAAATTTACATACAGGCTCAGCAGCAGGAACCCTAGTATCCAGAGAGCCAGAGGAGTTTTCTTTTCCATAGTTTTAGGTTGAGGAGCAGGAGCAAATGTAATTATTTATACTTTGCATCCAATAGGTTATACTTACTACTCCGACATATTTATAAAGTATAAACGCCCTCCCCGGCACAAGACCAGAGAGGGCGTTTATACTTTATACTTTCAGTTGAGGCTTACTCAGCCGAGCTAACCTCTGCCGTGCGCTCAATCTTCTTCACCAAACCTTGTAAAACTTTACCAGGGCCGCATTCTACAAAGTGCGTAGCACCATCAGCCAGCATCTGCTGCACCGACTGTGTCCAGCGAACCGGCGCTGTCAACTGGCTGATCAGGTTCTTCTTTATTTCAGTTGGATCTGTGTGTGGCTTCGCGTCTACGTTCTGGTAGATTGGGCAGATACCCTGGCTAAAGGTGGTTTCCTCGATGGCTTTTGCCAGTTCTTCCTCAGCAGGTTTCATCAGTGGCGAGTGGAACGCACCACCAACCGGAAGAGGAAGAGCACGCTTAGCACCAGCCTCTTTCATTTTTTCGCAAGCAATCTCGATGCCTTTATTAGAGCCAGAGATTACCAATTGGCCTGGGCAGTTATAGTTGGCAGCCACTACCACCTCGCCCTCAACAGAGGCACACACTTCCTCCACCTTCTCATCAGCCAAACCAAGTATGGCAGCCATGGTAGATGGGTTTGCCTCACAAGCAGCTTGCATTGCCAGCGCACGCTTCGACACCAGGCGCAGGCCATCTTCAAAGCTCAACACTTTACTGGCCACTAATGCAGAGAATTCTCCAAGCGAGTGACCTGCCACCATATCCGGTGCAAAGTCTTTGGCTACTGCCGCCTGAGCTACAGAATGAAGGAAAATTGCCGGTTGCGTAACCTTTGTCTGCTTTAGCTCCTCATCGGTGCCGTTAAACATGATCTCTGTAATGTTGAAGCCTAAGATCTCGTTTGCCTTATCAAACAGCTGCTTTGCTTCTTCGTGCTGCTCGTACAGGTCTTTACCCATCCCTACAAACTGAGAACCTTGTCCCGGGAAAACATAAGCTTTCATTTAGTATTCTTTTATCGTTGTTCGTTTATCTATCGCTCTGATTTAGCAGCACAAGATCATAGTATCGCCTGTTCAGCGATACTACCATACACAAGGCTGCATACTCAGGCAGCTCTTAGTGTTTATCAATCTTGTAGTGCTTGTTTAGGCTACAAACCTTGCCCTTTGCTCAGGGCTTGGAAGCATGCAGCTCTCTGTGCGACCAGCTATTCTGTAGCGGTTTTTGGCTACCAGGCGGTACACAAAATTCCGGAAAGATAAAGGAATAATGCGG is a genomic window containing:
- a CDS encoding CPBP family intramembrane glutamic endopeptidase translates to MEKKTPLALWILGFLLLSLYVNLVPRFFDAGNVPLWFLYWAGFFVLAFVVSKYVLKLEGIKSLGVRRHRGWLQNLGIGFFVGFLVYALKYLTYYELGKFEVVGLMEPSFILPMLAQALLAMFFSSILNDITIRGYWYSFFQRRRLLAWYVFAATMLYTMDDFWNEGIDFLNLLFSAILGLAFAYTVLRTGSIWMSLGLHWGGNMMYRVMYGFSGQGVWQLENVQESPLYDYVSLTITALMLPAVYLVLKIVSRYAHAEPGIAQQEVGQKKVVAP
- the fabD gene encoding ACP S-malonyltransferase, with translation MKAYVFPGQGSQFVGMGKDLYEQHEEAKQLFDKANEILGFNITEIMFNGTDEELKQTKVTQPAIFLHSVAQAAVAKDFAPDMVAGHSLGEFSALVASKVLSFEDGLRLVSKRALAMQAACEANPSTMAAILGLADEKVEEVCASVEGEVVVAANYNCPGQLVISGSNKGIEIACEKMKEAGAKRALPLPVGGAFHSPLMKPAEEELAKAIEETTFSQGICPIYQNVDAKPHTDPTEIKKNLISQLTAPVRWTQSVQQMLADGATHFVECGPGKVLQGLVKKIERTAEVSSAE